The Diospyros lotus cultivar Yz01 chromosome 11, ASM1463336v1, whole genome shotgun sequence region AACCCAAGTAGCTTTGACGTATACGTTACTGTTTTTGTATTCTGAAActcaaaaatgaaaggaaacaAAGATATATGGTGGGAGATGTTTCATATTCTCACAGTAAAAATTGAATACAAATACAGAAAACCACGAGGAGAAGCAAAGTTGACAATGAACCATTTTTTCATAGCCCGAAACCGAAAGCATAAGAGATAGCAACTACAGCACCGGCAGCAATCACCCAGAAGCGAGGAATTCTCGACAAATCATCGGCGCCATTGCATTCGTCGTTGGCACCGCTGAAACAGCCGGGCCGGGTCACCTTCGCGACACCGCCCTCCAACACAAAGCTGCTGTTGGTCTTGCCGTTGCTGAACAGGATGCACCAGAAATAGGGAGCCCCGCCATCGGAGGCACTCACAGCAGCCCCAACTTCAGTGTGGTTCTTGTCGTAGAGTATGTCCAAGCTCTTGCCGTTTTTCATCAGAATTCCTGAGAACGCTTCTGAAGGGCTGACGTACTTGGACTGGCAGCCCAGTAATCGGCCGGTGATTGGAGAGAGAGTAGAGACCGAAACGCCACAGTTTGGGGCAAAAGTTTCGGCGAATGCAGAATCCGGTGGCCTCTCAGCATCAGGTCCTCCCACTTTATCGCAATTGCCTTGATAAGCTTTGATGTACTGCAGGGCGATGCATGCCAGGCCCGGGTTGTCTGAGAGATGTGAACTTTTGTGGGCAGTTCTATTACTGTCAAGTGCAGAAACAAGCTGGTCTGCTGGGTTATCTGCCACTCTCACTGTCGCttttcatataaaatgacagaagcaaattgttattttgttagttGGGAATGGCCTGATAAATTGAATCTTCATAAATCAGGGGGAGCCGGGCAGGAGTTTGAAACAAAATTGTTTAAGCAGAGATCAAAGGCCTGTACTATGGAATTTGAATATggagaaatagaaaaaagagGAAGCTACAAACTAAGAGTAAACAACAGGAACTAGGAAGTATCACAAAGAAATACGATTATACTTTCTGCTCGGCCAGCACCTTCAaacaaatatttagaattaacAATCATAAAGatgcatttttattaaataattaattgtaaGTTTACTTGCTATAGatgaagagatgcaaacatataATACGTTCACAAAGCCTGTGAAGGTCAGTAATGAACTAGTAAACACCAGGAAGCCTAGAAAAATATTGCATAGAATTTGTACATATTGGTCGGACAGGGCATGGGATGTTCGAGCTTCTAGAGATTTATTTCCCAATGACTTTCCATTGACCctgttcatttttttccttatcaAGAGTACCTTGAGAATGCATTAGGGAATAGGATATCCCATTATTCCTTTACGTTGGTATTTTGGAATTTATACCTTTAGCTTATTGTGGTAAATTGGCTGCTATACGTTCTTATATGAAAATTATTGTCAAGTGGTGCTGAACAATAAAAAGATTTGCTAGTGCTTTCTGAACAAGTGGTGCTGAACAATAAAAGCACCCAGAGACAAATTCTATGCAGTGATGGATATAAATTCTACAGGCACAAATTCAGTACTACATGGTTGTCTTAGAAGGCATTCCTAAGTGAACCTTCAGCAGGATTGAAAAATGCAGAGCAGCATTTCGTCACACACTAATAACTGGAGAAAAAGATAGTGCCAACTGAAGGAGAGGCAAGGAGGAAACAAAAGGCCGCAGCATATGTGACTATTTCACTTGCAATTCTTTTGGTACATGTAAATGCATATATCAAAAGAAAGGTGAAATGGCACAGGTACAGCTAAGCTCATATGACACATACAAGGGAATTGTACGTACATAAATTGTGTGACATGGTTCATCCTAATATACATAATATAGAAATTAGCACAAATTGAGATCTCAGATCTAAAAACAGCAAAGAAGATGAAAGGGAAATAAAAATACTTGCTCCTCTTTCCTTTTCCAATGAGTTATTAGAAAAATGCATATTCTGATAAATTCCTAATTACGTTCTTGTCTGCTGTTCACCCTAAACCAAGTTTAATTTTACTCTTCCcgtcttcaatttttctttcttcaacaaATCCAAGATCCAAACAGAAGATGAATGAACCATATTCATGCCAATGAGTTGAAGAAACCGCTGAAGTCTGTTCGGAAACGGAAGTCAAATCTGGAAAATGTAAATCCGCGGTAACTGAAGAGATCATTTGATTTGGTCCTAAAATAGATAGATCCAAGAGGTAAACTGAATCACTAACAATTTGGGCTGACTAATAGACCAACGATGAGATGTAACACTGACTGAATGCAGAACAACACACCATCAAGAACTGGAATAGCCTTAATCCAGTAGGCGGCGTTACTAACTCGCCAATCATCTCGAATAAATGCAGAACAATGCAACCAAAGAAAATTGAGTGCGGCGGAAGATGTCAGGGGAAAACAATGACTAATTCCAGAGCAAATGACAAGAAATGTTCTAAATTAGTGCAAGAATCGGATTTGACTAAGTTGAAGAGAGTCGACGAGACTGAACAAATATCCTTAGCAGAAGCAACAATTACTACATCCGACTAAACCGAAAACCGAGTCAATGATCAGATCGAGCTACAATAAGCGTAGCGAACACGAATATTCACAAATCAATTTGAACGAGATAGATGGAAGAGGTAGAGAGAAGAGATGGCTTACTGTGTACATTTGCTGCGGAAGAGGTGAAGAGGGCTgatacaagaagaagaagccacatcaccatcgccatcgccatcgccgcCGGCATTGCTGTTGCagggagagaggggggggagaaactgagagagagagagagttccgAGAAGGAACTGATATAATCAAAAGTTTGTCGGCGAAGTTCAATATGTTCTGTTGGATCTGATGTTCTAACTAAATGGCCATCGGCAAATAGTTAATTACCGAAATGCCACAagcaagaatttattttaaaaaacaattcttaataaaataagataatagtaagttaataaaaataattcccCATTCAACTATTTTAATTAGACCAAttgaacttaaaattaaatttttgaccaaataaacttaaaactttttatttacaGAGCAAATAAACTCAATTATTATCTCACTTTCATACGCGACTTACACGTTTGAATATAGTATgtaagataaaagaaaattatttattatctagaTGAAATATTGTCAACTATTTCCAAACACAATCGATCAATTTCTATAAAACTGTCGACTAGGCTATTAGTCTACACAAACCTAACAAATTATTGTATTGGTTTACTTTTTATTgcattctcacaaaataatttgtAGTTTacacacaataaaaataaagataatttgataaaaattgtaTTTGACCACATATTTTGTTGAATTCAAAAGACTAGTCAATTATTTCATTACAAAATACACTTCCCAAGTGTTGTTAATACCATCACAATTACCTTTAGTTTATCAAATCTTACGCTATTACAACTTTTATCGCATTTCAAGCAAAACCAATAATCACAAATATAATCCATAAacacaataaacaaaaaatcaatccATAAACCTTCTAGGTATATTTTCTATATTGATCTCTTTCATTCTTCACTTTTATCttcaatttcaaaatcttcaaattttttCCACTGTCATCTTTATCTGTCGACTTGAAGTtcatcatttcattttcttcatttgtcTTCTTCAGAGTCTATATAAGACCACTCATTTATCACTTTCACATAACTCATTATAAACTCAGGATAATGCCACAAAAAATCAACAGTTGATCatttgaaaagagaaaaatcaaaaatcaaattaaggaGTTTTATTCATACAAGTTTCTTATTAAActtctttataaaataaaagaaaaacaataatttttttgcaAACAAATACCTTGAAAGAGTACAACTTTTAGATAATTTATCTTGATGTCTTCATATTATAGTGACAATATCTAGCACATTTTTCGTAGTTGAAGTCATGTCGATTGCTACTTTAGTATCGTCGTGATGTAATGGAAACACTTGAAACCGATCTCATTGATGAGTCCATCAATTCTATGATCTTCGATTTGTTAGAGCATTTGTTTTGGATGTAAGATTTGAAAAGTTAggacttttgttttcttttactttttttttttctagggtTAGAAAGGTGTGTAAACGCATGGGAGCCATAGGTTTATTTGgcttataaataaaatgtttgGATTTATTTGGCCAAAAACTTAATTTTGGGCTTAATTGACCAAATTGATATACATGGGACCAATTTGAACCCTTTTCCACAAGCTAAATACAACCcaattgaaattaattatagaCGATAACttcttttagataaatttatgggctgttttaaagttttaaagtataataaatattttttaatttttaataaaatattttttgtattttatttttaatatttaattactttTATTAGTTGgtgatatattttaaaaataaaaaaaagtaattattaataattaatgattaatgagattgtttaaatgttaaaaataagaataataaacgTTATCAGATTAAGGATGATGATTACCATAATATATatgacaattttaaaatattataaacaataTCACACTTTATTTAACTTAGGGGTgaatcaatattttaaaaa contains the following coding sequences:
- the LOC127812519 gene encoding uncharacterized protein LOC127812519 isoform X2, coding for MPAAMAMAMVMWLLLLVSALFTSSAANVHMRVADNPADQLVSALDSNRTAHKSSHLSDNPGLACIALQYIKAYQGNCDKVGGPDAERPPDSAFAETFAPNCGVSVSTLSPITGRLLGCQSKYVSPSEAFSGILMKNGKSLDILYDKNHTEVGAAVSASDGGAPYFWCILFSNGKTNSSFVLEGGVAKVTRPGCFSGANDECNGADDLSRIPRFWVIAAGAVVAISYAFGFGL
- the LOC127812519 gene encoding uncharacterized protein LOC127812519 isoform X1, producing the protein MPAAMAMAMVMWLLLLVSALFTSSAANVHTTVRVADNPADQLVSALDSNRTAHKSSHLSDNPGLACIALQYIKAYQGNCDKVGGPDAERPPDSAFAETFAPNCGVSVSTLSPITGRLLGCQSKYVSPSEAFSGILMKNGKSLDILYDKNHTEVGAAVSASDGGAPYFWCILFSNGKTNSSFVLEGGVAKVTRPGCFSGANDECNGADDLSRIPRFWVIAAGAVVAISYAFGFGL